A part of Bosea sp. (in: a-proteobacteria) genomic DNA contains:
- the trmD gene encoding tRNA (guanosine(37)-N1)-methyltransferase TrmD, with amino-acid sequence MSFHATVLTLYPEMYPGPLGVSLSGEALKSGLWSLETRQIREHGLGRHRAVDDTPAGGGPGMVLRCDVIAAAIDAALQPDDPRPRLLMSPRGRPFTQARARALAAGPGALILCGRFEGVDQRVIEARGLEEVSVGDYVLSGGEIAAMIVLDAVVRLIPGVMGKALSGVDESFEGGLLEYPQYTRPREWEGRAIPDVLNGGNHAAIERWRREQAEALTRARRPDLLA; translated from the coding sequence ATGAGCTTTCACGCCACCGTCCTCACGCTTTATCCGGAGATGTATCCGGGCCCCCTCGGCGTCTCGCTCTCCGGCGAGGCGCTGAAGTCGGGCCTGTGGTCGCTTGAGACGCGGCAGATCCGCGAGCACGGGCTCGGCCGCCATCGCGCGGTGGACGACACCCCGGCGGGCGGCGGCCCCGGCATGGTACTGCGCTGCGACGTCATCGCAGCCGCCATCGACGCGGCGCTGCAGCCGGATGATCCGCGCCCGCGCCTGTTGATGAGCCCTCGTGGCCGGCCTTTCACGCAGGCCCGCGCCCGCGCGCTGGCTGCCGGGCCGGGCGCGCTCATCCTTTGCGGCCGCTTCGAGGGCGTGGACCAGCGCGTCATCGAGGCGCGCGGGCTCGAGGAGGTGTCGGTCGGCGATTACGTGCTTTCGGGCGGGGAGATCGCCGCCATGATCGTGCTCGACGCGGTGGTGCGCCTCATCCCCGGAGTGATGGGCAAGGCCCTTTCCGGCGTGGACGAGAGCTTCGAGGGCGGCCTGCTCGAATACCCGCAATACACCCGCCCGCGCGAGTGGGAGGGGCGCGCCATCCCCGACGTGCTGAACGGCGGCAACCATGCCGCGATCGAGCGCTGGCGGCGCGAGCAGGCCGAGGCCCTTACCCGCGCGCGCCGGCCCGATCTGCTGGCCTGA
- a CDS encoding 5-oxoprolinase, whose amino-acid sequence MAGSWDFWIDRGGTFTDVIGRDPAGRLHARKVLSENPEAYKDAAVHGIRSLLGLKAGDPIPSGLVGEVRMGTTVATNALLERKGEPTLLVITRGFRDALRIGYQARPKIFAKKIIKPDQLYDRVIEVDERVLADGVVEAAPDLARIRADLKAAFEAGYRAVAIAFMHGYRFPAHEAAVGALAREIGFPQVSISHEVSPLIKLVGRGDTTVVDAYLSPILSRYVAQVAGELDVERSGARLMFMMSSGGLTAANLFQGKDAILSGPAGGVVGLAETGRSAGFNDVIGFDMGGTSTDVAHYDGAYERSFETEVAGVRIRAPMMLIHTVAAGGGSILHFDGSRFRVGPDSAGANPGPACYRRGGPLAVTDANVMVGKLMPDFFPPIFGPNQSEPLDADAVRAKFADMARAVGDGRAAEDVADGFIQIAVANMAEAIKKISVQRGYDVTRYALNCFGGAGGQHACLVADALGMTTVLLHPLSGLLSAYGMGLAEVRAVRQKALDLPLDEATPMALRLMAAGLEEICRSELAGQGVPAADVAVHVRAHVRYSGTDTTLPVAEAYPAQMRAEFEAQHKARFGFVDASKLLVVEAVEVEAVGGGARFEEPSHPAAEHKPRAAQTTRFYSHGAWHEAVVVKREAMAPGARVAGPAIIVEPNQTIVIEPGWVGRLTAKDHVVLTREEALERRAAVGTKADPVMLEIFNNLFMSIAEQMGVALQNTAYSVNIKERLDFSCAVFDAKASLVANAPHMPVHLGSMDKSVETIIRQNPVIRPGDVFAINAPYNGGTHLPDITVCTPVFDAAGREVIFWVASRGHHADVGGVAPGSMSPLATHIEEEGVYIDNFKLVDQGRFREQELVALLTGARYPVRNVTQNVADLKAQIAANEKGVSELKKVIKLFGIDVVQAYMGHVQDNAEESVRRVLDRLKDSEYTFVMDGGRQIRVAITVDRARREATVDFTGTSPQQTDNFNAPAPVTRAAVLYVFRVMVDDDIPMNAGCLKPINIVIPPRSMLSPEYPAAVVAGNVEVSQSVTNALFGALGAMSTSQGTMNNLTFGDAAYQYYETICSGSPAGEGFDGTDGVHVHMTNSRLTDPEIFETRFPVVLEDFHIRKGSGGKGKWSAGDGTSRTIRFRQRMDCAILSQHREVPPRGLAGGGDGEVGRTLVRRLDGRIETLKGSDQTVLEAGEAVTVVTPTAGGFGKA is encoded by the coding sequence ATGGCTGGAAGCTGGGATTTCTGGATCGACCGCGGCGGCACCTTCACGGATGTGATCGGGCGCGATCCCGCCGGCAGGCTCCACGCGCGCAAGGTGCTGTCGGAGAATCCCGAGGCCTACAAGGATGCGGCGGTGCATGGCATCCGCAGCCTTCTGGGGCTGAAGGCCGGCGATCCGATCCCGTCAGGGCTGGTGGGCGAGGTGCGCATGGGCACCACCGTGGCCACCAATGCGCTGCTGGAGCGCAAGGGCGAGCCCACGCTTCTGGTGATCACGCGCGGATTCCGCGACGCGCTGCGCATCGGCTATCAGGCCCGGCCGAAAATCTTCGCCAAGAAGATCATCAAGCCAGATCAGCTCTATGACCGCGTGATCGAGGTGGATGAGCGGGTGCTGGCTGACGGCGTCGTCGAGGCTGCGCCTGATCTGGCCCGCATCCGGGCCGATCTGAAGGCCGCCTTCGAAGCCGGCTACCGCGCGGTGGCCATCGCCTTCATGCACGGCTACCGCTTTCCCGCCCACGAGGCCGCCGTGGGCGCGCTTGCGCGGGAGATCGGATTTCCGCAGGTCTCGATCAGCCACGAGGTTTCGCCGCTGATCAAGCTGGTGGGGCGTGGCGACACCACGGTGGTGGACGCTTATCTCTCGCCGATCCTGAGCCGCTATGTCGCGCAGGTGGCAGGCGAACTTGATGTCGAGCGCTCCGGCGCGCGGCTTATGTTCATGATGTCGTCGGGTGGGCTCACCGCCGCCAACCTGTTCCAGGGCAAGGATGCCATCCTGTCCGGGCCTGCGGGCGGCGTCGTCGGGCTCGCGGAGACCGGGCGCTCTGCCGGCTTCAATGACGTCATCGGCTTCGACATGGGCGGCACCTCGACGGATGTGGCCCATTATGACGGCGCCTATGAGCGCTCTTTCGAGACCGAGGTGGCGGGGGTGCGCATCCGCGCACCGATGATGCTGATCCACACGGTTGCGGCCGGCGGCGGCTCGATCCTGCATTTCGACGGCTCGCGCTTCCGCGTGGGCCCCGATTCGGCCGGCGCCAATCCGGGCCCTGCATGCTACCGGCGCGGCGGGCCACTCGCCGTCACCGACGCCAATGTGATGGTCGGCAAGCTTATGCCGGATTTCTTTCCCCCGATCTTCGGCCCTAACCAGTCCGAGCCGCTCGACGCGGATGCCGTAAGGGCGAAGTTCGCCGACATGGCCCGCGCCGTGGGCGACGGGCGCGCGGCAGAGGATGTAGCCGACGGCTTCATCCAGATAGCGGTGGCCAATATGGCCGAGGCGATCAAGAAAATCTCGGTGCAGCGCGGCTATGACGTGACCCGCTACGCGCTCAATTGCTTCGGCGGGGCGGGCGGGCAGCACGCCTGCCTCGTGGCCGATGCGCTGGGCATGACGACCGTGCTGCTGCATCCGCTCTCGGGGCTGCTGTCGGCCTATGGCATGGGTCTCGCCGAGGTGCGGGCCGTGCGTCAGAAGGCGCTCGACTTGCCGCTCGATGAGGCCACCCCGATGGCGTTGCGCTTGATGGCGGCCGGGCTTGAGGAGATCTGCCGCAGCGAGCTGGCGGGGCAGGGCGTGCCGGCGGCGGATGTCGCGGTGCATGTGCGCGCCCATGTGCGCTACTCGGGCACGGATACCACCTTGCCGGTGGCGGAGGCCTATCCCGCGCAGATGCGGGCCGAGTTCGAGGCGCAGCACAAGGCGCGGTTCGGCTTCGTCGATGCGTCGAAGCTGCTGGTGGTCGAGGCGGTCGAGGTCGAGGCGGTGGGCGGCGGCGCACGCTTCGAGGAGCCGTCGCACCCGGCGGCCGAGCACAAGCCGCGCGCGGCGCAGACCACGCGCTTCTACAGCCATGGCGCCTGGCATGAGGCGGTGGTGGTGAAGCGCGAGGCCATGGCGCCCGGCGCCCGCGTGGCGGGGCCCGCCATCATCGTAGAGCCCAACCAGACGATCGTGATCGAGCCCGGCTGGGTCGGCCGGCTGACGGCGAAGGACCATGTCGTGCTGACGCGCGAAGAGGCGCTGGAGCGGCGCGCCGCAGTCGGCACGAAGGCCGATCCGGTCATGCTCGAAATCTTCAACAACCTGTTCATGTCGATCGCCGAGCAGATGGGCGTGGCGCTGCAGAACACGGCGTATTCGGTCAACATCAAGGAGCGGCTCGACTTCTCCTGCGCCGTGTTCGACGCCAAGGCGAGCCTGGTGGCCAATGCCCCGCACATGCCGGTGCATCTGGGCTCGATGGACAAGTCGGTTGAGACGATCATCCGGCAGAACCCGGTGATCCGCCCCGGCGACGTCTTCGCCATCAACGCGCCCTACAATGGCGGCACGCATCTGCCCGACATCACCGTGTGCACGCCGGTTTTCGATGCGGCCGGGCGCGAGGTCATCTTCTGGGTGGCGAGCCGCGGCCATCACGCCGATGTCGGCGGCGTGGCGCCCGGCTCGATGAGCCCTCTTGCGACCCATATCGAGGAGGAAGGCGTCTACATCGACAACTTCAAGCTTGTCGATCAGGGCCGCTTCCGTGAGCAGGAACTGGTCGCGCTGCTGACGGGCGCCAGGTATCCCGTGCGCAACGTCACGCAGAACGTGGCTGACCTCAAGGCGCAGATCGCGGCCAACGAGAAGGGCGTTTCGGAGCTCAAGAAGGTCATCAAGCTCTTCGGCATCGATGTGGTGCAGGCCTATATGGGCCATGTCCAGGATAATGCCGAGGAGAGCGTGCGCCGCGTGCTCGATCGGCTTAAGGACAGTGAATACACCTTCGTCATGGATGGCGGCCGCCAGATCCGCGTCGCCATCACTGTGGATAGAGCCAGGCGCGAGGCGACCGTCGACTTCACCGGCACCAGCCCCCAGCAGACCGACAACTTCAACGCCCCCGCGCCGGTGACCCGCGCGGCGGTGCTCTATGTCTTCCGCGTGATGGTTGACGACGACATCCCGATGAATGCCGGCTGCCTCAAGCCGATCAACATCGTGATCCCGCCCCGCTCCATGCTCAGCCCGGAATATCCGGCAGCGGTGGTGGCGGGCAATGTCGAGGTCAGCCAGTCTGTGACCAACGCACTGTTCGGGGCACTGGGCGCCATGAGCACCAGCCAGGGCACGATGAACAACCTCACCTTCGGCGATGCGGCCTATCAGTATTACGAGACGATCTGCTCCGGCTCGCCCGCCGGGGAGGGCTTCGACGGCACGGATGGCGTGCATGTGCACATGACCAATTCGCGCCTGACAGACCCTGAGATCTTCGAGACGCGCTTTCCCGTGGTGCTCGAGGATTTCCACATCCGGAAGGGCTCGGGCGGCAAGGGCAAGTGGAGCGCGGGCGATGGCACGTCGCGCACGATCCGCTTCCGCCAGCGCATGGACTGCGCCATCCTCAGCCAGCATCGCGAGGTTCCGCCGCGCGGGCTTGCCGGGGGCGGCGATGGCGAGGTGGGCCGCACGCTGGTGCGCCGCCTCGATGGCCGCATCGAGACGCTCAAGGGCTCCGACCAGACCGTGCTGGAAGCCGGCGAGGCTGTGACCGTGGTGACGCCGACAGCCGGCGGCTTCGGCAAGGCCTGA
- a CDS encoding TRAP transporter small permease produces MLRKVLDAAYLGAGILAGVFLVAILVLMMVMSLGRPLGINIPSGDDFAAWSMAAMSFLGLAYTFKSGDMIRVGLLVDSLSGRSKQMVEIICLVLAVGFVGFFAWHAVVFTQFSWILNDRATGVVPVPLWIPQLAYCGGLVLLTIALVDELIHVLSGHPPRYEKPKPKTAEEVIEQAIQSAV; encoded by the coding sequence ATGCTACGCAAGGTTCTGGACGCAGCCTATCTGGGCGCCGGCATTCTGGCCGGCGTCTTCCTGGTCGCCATCCTCGTCCTGATGATGGTGATGTCGCTGGGCCGCCCGCTCGGCATCAACATCCCGTCAGGCGACGATTTCGCGGCCTGGTCCATGGCGGCCATGTCCTTCCTGGGGCTGGCCTACACCTTCAAGTCGGGCGACATGATCCGGGTCGGGTTGCTGGTCGACAGCCTTTCGGGCCGCAGCAAGCAGATGGTCGAGATCATCTGCCTTGTGCTCGCGGTCGGGTTCGTTGGCTTCTTCGCGTGGCATGCCGTCGTCTTCACGCAGTTTTCATGGATCCTGAACGACCGGGCGACGGGCGTTGTGCCGGTTCCGCTCTGGATTCCGCAGTTGGCCTATTGCGGCGGCCTTGTGCTTCTCACCATCGCGCTGGTCGACGAGTTGATCCATGTGCTCAGCGGCCATCCGCCCCGCTACGAGAAGCCCAAGCCGAAGACTGCCGAAGAGGTCATCGAGCAAGCCATTCAGAGCGCGGTGTAG
- a CDS encoding TRAP transporter large permease subunit, giving the protein MDLVSISLLLLVFLMVLLLGGVWIAIALLATGYVGMQFVAGNIPAGSVLATTIWGNSASWELAALPLFIWMGEILFRTKLSEEMFKGLAPWLNRIPGRLMHVNVLASGLFGSVSGSSAATTATVAKIALPELKRRGYDEKLALGSLAGAGTLGILIPPSITMVIYAVAANVSIIQVFLAGFIPGAIVMGLYSGYIIVWHLLHPDRSPPPEPKTSFRQKLHESRNLIPVSLLILLVFVSLGAGWATATECAAWGVVGSFAIAAWQGFLTRESFWQSVMGTVKVTCMIMLILAGAAFMKQSMGYTGIPNALASWVDGLDLSPYALIAVLTVMYIILGTALDGISMIVLTTAVVLPMIEKAGFNLIWFGIFMVLVVEMAEISPPVGFNLFVLQTMSGKDSNFVALAALPFFFLLIGAVAIVTVFPGLVMWLPQLVFPG; this is encoded by the coding sequence ATGGATCTCGTCTCGATTTCGCTTCTGCTGCTTGTTTTCCTCATGGTGCTGCTGCTTGGCGGCGTCTGGATCGCCATCGCGCTCCTCGCCACCGGCTATGTCGGCATGCAGTTCGTGGCCGGGAACATCCCCGCGGGGTCCGTCCTGGCCACCACCATCTGGGGCAATTCTGCGTCATGGGAACTGGCGGCCTTGCCGCTCTTCATCTGGATGGGCGAAATCCTTTTCCGGACAAAGCTGTCGGAGGAGATGTTCAAAGGCCTCGCGCCCTGGCTGAACCGCATCCCCGGCCGGCTCATGCACGTCAATGTTCTGGCCTCGGGCCTGTTCGGCTCGGTTTCCGGCTCCTCGGCGGCCACAACCGCCACCGTCGCCAAGATCGCGCTGCCCGAGCTCAAGCGTCGCGGCTATGACGAGAAGCTGGCGCTGGGCTCGCTCGCCGGCGCCGGCACGCTCGGCATCCTGATCCCGCCCTCGATCACGATGGTCATCTATGCGGTGGCCGCCAATGTCTCGATCATCCAGGTCTTCCTCGCGGGCTTCATTCCGGGCGCGATCGTGATGGGCCTCTACAGCGGCTACATCATCGTCTGGCACCTGCTTCACCCTGACCGCTCGCCGCCGCCGGAGCCGAAGACGAGCTTCCGGCAGAAGCTGCATGAATCGCGCAATCTCATTCCGGTTTCGCTGCTCATCCTCCTGGTCTTCGTATCTCTTGGCGCAGGCTGGGCGACGGCCACGGAATGCGCGGCCTGGGGCGTCGTCGGCTCCTTCGCCATCGCCGCCTGGCAGGGCTTCCTGACGCGCGAATCCTTCTGGCAGAGCGTCATGGGCACGGTGAAGGTCACCTGCATGATCATGCTCATCCTGGCGGGCGCGGCCTTCATGAAGCAGTCCATGGGCTACACCGGCATTCCGAACGCGCTCGCATCCTGGGTGGATGGCCTCGACCTCAGCCCCTACGCGCTCATCGCGGTGCTGACGGTCATGTACATCATTCTCGGCACCGCTCTCGACGGCATCTCCATGATCGTGCTCACCACCGCCGTCGTGCTGCCGATGATCGAGAAGGCCGGCTTCAACCTGATTTGGTTCGGCATCTTCATGGTGCTGGTGGTGGAGATGGCCGAAATTTCGCCCCCGGTCGGCTTCAACCTGTTCGTTCTGCAGACGATGTCGGGCAAGGATTCCAACTTTGTCGCGCTGGCCGCCTTGCCCTTCTTCTTCCTGTTGATCGGCGCGGTGGCGATCGTCACCGTGTTCCCTGGCCTCGTGATGTGGCTGCCGCAGCTCGTCTTTCCCGGATGA
- a CDS encoding TRAP transporter substrate-binding protein has protein sequence MMKAAFLAATASLGLMAAPAMAQVKWNLPAAYANTNFHTENLVEFARDVERLTGGKLSITVHGNASLFKAPEIKRAVATGQAQIGEVLISIHENENPLFGLDVVPFLATSFADSKKLWEASRPAIAKALDAQGLMVLMAVPWPPQGIYAKKELNSVADMRGLKWRAYNVGTARIAEIVGAQPLTIQAAELPQALATGVADSFMSSGATGYDTKVWESLTHFYDTQAWIPNNITFVNKAAFAALDKPTQDAVLKAAADAEARGRRIAEERTNWFLKELTAKGMKVLPPSPAFKDGLAKVGEQLTADWLKKAGADGQAVIEAFKKK, from the coding sequence ATGATGAAGGCCGCCTTCCTGGCTGCCACAGCGAGCCTGGGCCTGATGGCCGCGCCGGCCATGGCGCAGGTGAAATGGAACCTTCCGGCCGCCTATGCCAACACCAATTTCCACACCGAGAACCTGGTCGAGTTCGCCAGGGATGTGGAGCGCCTGACGGGCGGCAAGCTCTCGATCACGGTTCATGGCAACGCGTCGCTGTTCAAGGCCCCCGAGATCAAGCGCGCCGTCGCGACAGGGCAGGCCCAGATCGGCGAGGTGCTGATCTCGATCCACGAGAACGAGAATCCGCTCTTCGGCCTCGACGTGGTGCCCTTCCTCGCCACTTCCTTCGCCGATTCCAAGAAGCTGTGGGAGGCCTCGCGCCCGGCCATCGCCAAGGCGCTCGACGCACAGGGCCTGATGGTGCTCATGGCCGTGCCATGGCCGCCGCAGGGCATCTACGCCAAGAAGGAACTGAACTCGGTGGCTGACATGCGTGGCCTCAAGTGGCGCGCCTACAATGTCGGAACGGCCCGCATAGCCGAGATCGTCGGCGCTCAGCCGCTCACCATCCAGGCGGCCGAACTGCCGCAGGCGCTGGCGACCGGCGTAGCCGACAGTTTCATGTCCTCGGGCGCCACGGGCTACGACACCAAGGTCTGGGAGTCGCTCACCCATTTCTATGACACGCAGGCCTGGATCCCGAACAACATCACCTTCGTGAACAAGGCAGCCTTCGCCGCTCTCGACAAGCCGACGCAGGACGCGGTGCTCAAGGCAGCCGCCGATGCCGAGGCGCGCGGCCGCCGCATCGCCGAGGAGCGGACCAACTGGTTCCTCAAGGAACTGACCGCCAAAGGCATGAAGGTCCTGCCGCCTTCGCCGGCTTTCAAGGATGGCCTCGCCAAGGTCGGCGAGCAGCTGACGGCCGACTGGCTGAAGAAGGCTGGCGCCGACGGCCAGGCCGTTATCGAGGCGTTCAAGAAGAAGTGA
- a CDS encoding winged helix DNA-binding protein → MTDPAAEPASGTSPLRALGPIVSSGHLASGALPALSELEFGMIMTVHAFNRWMVRCMAAAGVPDLSPLDVLVLHNVNHRGKAKRLADVCLVLNIEDTHVVSYSLKKLEKLKLVKAGRLGKEKTVQVTASGEALCARYRDVREALLIRSVLGTGVDAARLSDIAAQLRALSGQYDQAARAAASL, encoded by the coding sequence ATGACGGACCCTGCCGCGGAGCCCGCCAGCGGGACGTCGCCGCTGCGCGCGCTCGGCCCGATCGTCTCATCCGGCCATCTGGCCTCGGGAGCGCTGCCGGCCCTTTCGGAGCTGGAGTTCGGCATGATCATGACGGTGCATGCATTCAACCGCTGGATGGTGCGCTGCATGGCGGCCGCCGGCGTGCCGGATCTGTCGCCGCTCGACGTTCTGGTGCTGCACAATGTCAACCATCGCGGCAAGGCCAAGCGCCTCGCCGATGTCTGCCTCGTGCTCAACATCGAGGACACCCATGTCGTCAGCTATTCGCTGAAGAAGCTTGAAAAGCTCAAGCTTGTGAAGGCTGGCCGGCTCGGCAAGGAAAAGACCGTGCAGGTGACCGCCTCGGGCGAGGCGCTGTGCGCGCGCTACCGCGATGTTCGTGAAGCGCTGCTGATCCGGTCCGTTCTGGGCACGGGCGTGGACGCCGCGCGGCTGTCGGACATTGCGGCCCAGCTCCGGGCGCTGTCCGGCCAGTACGATCAGGCGGCGCGGGCGGCCGCCAGCCTCTAG
- a CDS encoding prolipoprotein diacylglyceryl transferase produces the protein MPVLTMPVLAIPFPIIDPIAVSIGPLALRWYGLAYVAGLLGGWLYARWLVQRDGLWAGRGRPDPVALDDMLIWVAIGVVLGGRLGYVLFYDFASYAADPAQILAVWRGGMSFHGGLVGAITALALFARRKGYNPLSVFDIAAAVVPIGLFFGRLANFINGELWGRPAPDLPWAMVFPEGGPVPRHPSQLYQAMLEGPALFIVLAWALSRFGFHRPGLIAGVFGIGYAIARIVSEMFRQPDPQLGFLIGGVTMGMLLSLPMLGAGLWLALRARKAP, from the coding sequence ATGCCCGTGCTGACCATGCCTGTCCTCGCCATCCCCTTCCCCATCATCGATCCGATCGCCGTTTCCATCGGCCCGCTGGCCCTGCGCTGGTATGGGCTGGCCTATGTCGCGGGGCTGCTCGGCGGCTGGCTTTATGCCCGCTGGCTGGTGCAGCGCGACGGGCTGTGGGCAGGCCGCGGCCGGCCCGATCCTGTCGCGCTCGACGACATGCTGATCTGGGTCGCCATCGGCGTGGTGCTGGGCGGACGGCTTGGCTATGTGCTGTTCTACGACTTTGCTTCCTATGCAGCCGATCCGGCGCAGATCCTCGCGGTCTGGCGCGGCGGCATGTCCTTCCATGGCGGTCTCGTGGGCGCGATCACCGCGCTTGCCCTCTTTGCCCGGCGCAAGGGCTACAATCCGCTCTCGGTCTTCGACATTGCCGCAGCGGTGGTCCCCATCGGGCTCTTTTTCGGGCGCCTCGCCAATTTCATCAATGGCGAGCTATGGGGCCGTCCGGCGCCGGACCTGCCCTGGGCCATGGTCTTTCCCGAAGGCGGGCCGGTGCCGCGCCATCCCAGCCAGCTGTATCAGGCGATGCTGGAAGGCCCCGCGCTTTTCATCGTGCTGGCCTGGGCGTTGAGCCGCTTCGGCTTTCACCGGCCCGGCCTGATCGCAGGCGTCTTCGGCATCGGCTATGCCATCGCCCGCATCGTCAGCGAGATGTTCCGGCAGCCCGACCCGCAGCTCGGCTTCCTCATCGGCGGCGTGACCATGGGCATGCTGTTGTCCCTGCCCATGCTGGGGGCCGGGCTCTGGCTGGCGCTCAGGGCCCGCAAGGCTCCCTGA
- a CDS encoding class I SAM-dependent methyltransferase, which translates to MTRLKAEIAERIALDGPMPVDRYMALCLSHPTLGYYTTRDPFGAAGDFTTAPEISQVFGELIGLWAAQTWLGLGAPPRLRLVEIGPGRGTLMADALRAIARALPAMMSALEVRMVETSRTLQAAQQARLAQAGAVIRWTEHAEAALDGPVIVIANELLDALPVRQFVRTARGWHERLVGLGEAGEFAFGLAPDPDPGLRMEAHEGAVLELSPASDALLATVARHIAAEGGAALFIDYGFTQGGFGDTLQAMQRHGFVDPLAGPGEADLTTHVNFARAADLARAQGARVFGPVTQAAFLLGLGLTQRAATLRRAATPAQAAALDASLARLTDSAERGMGQLFKAIAFAHPSIEALAGFDAAAPNP; encoded by the coding sequence ATGACGCGCCTGAAAGCCGAGATTGCGGAGCGGATTGCGCTCGATGGCCCCATGCCCGTCGACCGCTACATGGCGCTGTGCCTCAGCCATCCCACGCTTGGCTATTACACGACCCGCGATCCCTTCGGCGCGGCAGGCGACTTCACCACCGCTCCGGAGATCAGCCAGGTCTTCGGGGAGTTGATCGGGCTGTGGGCCGCACAGACCTGGCTGGGGCTTGGCGCGCCGCCGCGCCTTCGCCTTGTGGAGATCGGCCCCGGACGCGGCACGCTGATGGCCGATGCGCTCCGCGCCATCGCAAGGGCGCTGCCCGCCATGATGTCAGCGCTCGAGGTCCGCATGGTGGAGACATCGCGCACCTTGCAAGCCGCCCAGCAGGCGCGCCTGGCCCAAGCCGGCGCCGTCATCAGGTGGACCGAGCATGCCGAGGCCGCGCTCGACGGACCGGTTATCGTGATCGCCAACGAGTTGCTGGATGCGCTGCCGGTTCGCCAGTTCGTCCGGACAGCCCGGGGTTGGCACGAGCGGCTTGTCGGGCTTGGCGAGGCTGGCGAGTTCGCCTTCGGCCTCGCGCCAGACCCGGACCCGGGATTGCGGATGGAGGCCCACGAGGGCGCCGTTCTGGAGCTCAGCCCGGCATCCGACGCCCTGCTGGCGACAGTGGCCCGCCACATCGCGGCGGAGGGCGGGGCCGCACTGTTCATCGATTACGGCTTCACGCAGGGCGGCTTCGGCGACACCCTGCAGGCCATGCAGCGCCATGGCTTCGTCGATCCTCTAGCCGGGCCGGGGGAAGCGGACCTGACGACCCATGTCAACTTCGCCCGCGCGGCCGACCTGGCGCGGGCGCAGGGCGCGCGGGTCTTCGGCCCCGTCACGCAGGCCGCGTTCCTGCTGGGCCTTGGCCTGACGCAACGCGCGGCCACGCTGCGCCGGGCGGCGACGCCGGCCCAGGCGGCGGCGCTGGACGCCAGCCTGGCGCGGCTTACCGACAGCGCCGAGCGCGGCATGGGCCAGCTCTTCAAGGCCATCGCCTTTGCCCATCCTTCCATCGAAGCGCTGGCGGGGTTCGACGCCGCCGCCCCCAACCCGTGA
- the pgeF gene encoding peptidoglycan editing factor PgeF, with translation MFITAPDLAALPGIRHAFFTRQGGASQGIYASLNGGLGSQDDKAAIAENRRRMAEALAVAPDRLLSLYQVHSADVVVADGPWPGDKPRADAMVTRMRGLALGVSSADCGPILFADAKAGVIGAAHSGWKGAFTGIGEATLAAMERLGARRNNVVAVLGPTIGPNAYEVGPEFVQRFEEADAAHRRFFAPSQRHGHAMFDLPAFIGAHLRAAGVGRFVDLGLCTYSDPERFFSYRMTTHKGEPDYGRLISAISLD, from the coding sequence ATGTTCATCACCGCCCCCGACCTCGCCGCGCTGCCCGGCATCCGCCACGCCTTCTTCACCCGTCAGGGCGGCGCCTCGCAAGGCATCTATGCTTCGCTCAACGGGGGCCTCGGCTCGCAGGACGACAAGGCCGCCATCGCAGAGAACCGCCGGCGCATGGCCGAGGCGCTGGCGGTGGCGCCGGACCGGCTCCTGAGCCTGTATCAGGTCCACTCCGCCGATGTCGTCGTCGCGGACGGGCCATGGCCGGGCGACAAGCCGAGGGCAGACGCCATGGTGACGCGCATGCGGGGCCTGGCGCTTGGCGTGTCCAGCGCCGATTGCGGGCCGATCCTCTTTGCCGACGCCAAGGCCGGCGTCATCGGCGCGGCGCATTCGGGCTGGAAGGGCGCCTTCACCGGCATCGGCGAAGCGACGCTGGCCGCCATGGAGCGGCTCGGCGCACGCCGGAACAATGTCGTGGCGGTGCTCGGCCCCACCATCGGCCCGAACGCCTATGAGGTGGGTCCGGAATTCGTGCAGCGCTTCGAGGAGGCGGATGCGGCGCATAGGCGCTTCTTCGCGCCTTCGCAGCGCCATGGCCACGCCATGTTCGACCTGCCAGCCTTCATCGGCGCGCACTTGCGGGCGGCGGGCGTGGGCCGCTTCGTCGATCTTGGCCTGTGCACCTATTCCGACCCGGAACGCTTCTTCAGCTACCGGATGACCACCCACAAGGGCGAGCCGGATTATGGGCGGCTGATATCGGCCATCTCTCTCGACTGA